One genomic window of Solanum stenotomum isolate F172 chromosome 9, ASM1918654v1, whole genome shotgun sequence includes the following:
- the LOC125877206 gene encoding heavy metal-associated isoprenylated plant protein 39-like isoform X2: MKQKVVIRLTLNGNDRKYRTKAFKIAASQSGVESAAITGDGKNQLEVVGEVDAVTLTSLLRKNLGQADLVSVGPAGGGPAAAAPAPAVAAAAMAQSQPGSYYYAYPSYQYPVYQVTDSYGESNCSIM; the protein is encoded by the exons atgaag CAAAAAGTTGTTATCAGACTAACTTTGAATGGAAACGATCGGAAATATCGAACCAAGGCCTTCAAGATAGCTGCTTCTCAATCAG gTGTGGAATCAGCAGCTATAACAGGGGACGGAAAGAACCAACTAGAAGTTGTGGGAGAAGTAGACGCGGTGACTCTAACGAGCTTATTGAGGAAGAATTTGGGTCAGGCGGACTTGGTGAGCGTTGGCCCGGCTGGTGGTGGCCCCGCAGCTGCAGCTCCAGCTCCAGCTGTAGCTGCAGCTGCGATGGCTCAGTCGCAACCCGGCTCGTACTACTATGCCTATCCGTCTTATCAATACCCAGTTTACCAAGTTACAGATTCCTATGGTGAATCCAATTGTTCCATTATGTGA
- the LOC125877206 gene encoding heavy metal-associated isoprenylated plant protein 39-like isoform X6 produces MKQKVVIRLSLNGNDQKCRTKAFKIAVSQSGVESAAITGDGKNQLEVVGEVDAATLTSLLRKNLGQADLVSVGPAGGPAAAAPAPAVAAAAMVQSQPGSYYYAYPSYQYPVYQVTDSYGESNCSIM; encoded by the exons atgaaG CAAAAGGTTGTTATTAGACTATCTTTGAATGGAAACGATCAGAAATGTCGAACCAAGGCCTTCAAGATTGCTGTTTCTCAATCAG gTGTGGAATCAGCAGCTATAACAGGGGACGGAAAGAATCAACTAGAAGTTGTGGGAGAAGTAGACGCGGCAACTCTAACGAGCTTATTGAGGAAGAATTTGGGTCAGGCGGACTTGGTGAGCGTTGGCCCGGCTGGTGGCCCCGCAGCTGCAGCTCCAGCTCCAGCCGTAGCTGCAGCTGCGATGGTTCAGTCACAACCAGGCTCGTATTATTATGCCTATCCATCTTATCAATACCCAGTTTACCAAGTTACAGATTCCTATGGTGAATCCAATTGTTCCATTATGTGA
- the LOC125877206 gene encoding heavy metal-associated isoprenylated plant protein 39-like isoform X5 codes for MKQKVVIRLSLNGNNQKYRTKAFKIAVSQSGVESAAITGDGKNQLEVVGEVDAATLTSLLRKNLGQADLVSVGPAGGPAAAAPAPAVAAAAMVQSQPGSYYYAYPSYQYPVYQVTDSYGESNCSIM; via the exons atgaag CAAAAAGTTGTTATCAGACTATCTTTGAATGGAAACAATCAGAAATATCGAACCAAGGCCTTCAAGATTGCTGTTTCTCAATCAG gTGTGGAATCAGCAGCTATAACAGGGGACGGAAAGAATCAACTAGAAGTTGTGGGAGAAGTAGACGCGGCAACTCTAACGAGCTTATTGAGGAAGAATTTGGGTCAGGCGGACTTGGTGAGCGTTGGCCCGGCTGGTGGCCCCGCAGCTGCAGCTCCAGCTCCAGCCGTAGCTGCAGCTGCGATGGTTCAGTCACAACCAGGCTCGTATTATTATGCCTATCCATCTTATCAATACCCAGTTTACCAAGTTACAGATTCCTATGGTGAATCCAATTGTTCCATTATGTGA
- the LOC125876631 gene encoding heavy metal-associated isoprenylated plant protein 41-like yields the protein MKIKVVVDVSVNGCQPRPNLKNCILGWLKPMVPCLFKQTTCKNKVMTIAATLPGVEKVSLEEEKNLLTVIGEGIDAVELINIIRKKVGFAKIVNQGPEPVEKKEEEKKKDDPPVVNSCNCHSNYNNRIIPRVEMWEVNPYNNYSCFPI from the exons atGAAG ATAAAGGTAGTTGTTGATGTGTCTGTGAATGGATGTCAACCTCGACCAAATTTGAAGAATTGTATTTTAGGATGGTTGAAGCCAATGGTACCATGCTTATTTAAACAAACTACTTGCAAAAATAAAGTCATGACTATAGCAGCAACTTTACCAG GAGTGGAGAAAGTaagtttagaagaagaaaagaacttgCTGACAGTGATAGGAGAGGGAATAGATGCAGTGGAGCTGATTaatataattaggaaaaaagtGGGATTTGCTAAAATAGTGAACCAAGGTCCAGAGCCAgttgagaaaaaagaagaagaaaagaaaaaagatgatcCACCAGTGGTTAATTCATGTAATTGTCatagtaattataataatagGATAATTCCAAGGGTTGAAATGTGGGAAGTTAATCCTTATAATAACTACTCATGTTTTCCAATTTGA
- the LOC125877206 gene encoding heavy metal-associated isoprenylated plant protein 39-like isoform X1 has translation MKQKVVIRLSLNGNDQKCRTKAFKIAVSQSGVESAAITGDGKNQLEVVGEVDAAALTSLLRKNLGHADLVSVGPAGGDKKPAAPTPAAATAAAAVVQSQPGSYYYAYPSYQYPVYQVTDSYGQSNCSIM, from the exons atgaaG CAAAAGGTTGTTATTAGACTATCTTTGAATGGAAACGATCAGAAATGTCGAACCAAGGCCTTCAAGATTGCTGTTTCTCAATCAG gTGTGGAATCAGCAGCTATAACAGGGGACGGAAAGAATCAACTAGAAGTTGTGGGAGAAGTAGACGCGGCGGCTCTAACGAGCTTATTGAGGAAGAATTTGGGTCACGCGGACTTGGTGAGCGTTGGCCCGGCTGGTGGCGATAAAAAGCCCGCAGCTCCAACTCCAGCTGCAGCTACAGCTGCTGCTGCGGTGGTACAGTCGCAACCCGGCTCGTATTATTATGCCTATCCGTCTTATCAATACCCTGTTTACCAAGTTACAGATTCTTATGGTCAATCCAATTGTTCCATTATGTGA